In Apium graveolens cultivar Ventura chromosome 10, ASM990537v1, whole genome shotgun sequence, the following are encoded in one genomic region:
- the LOC141690787 gene encoding protein neprosin-like yields the protein MGFCYGKLQMPCNSAASISLKKKLQVQSLLKRLNKTPQKSIKSPDGDIIDCIPISHQPAFDHPLLQNHKIQLAPSYYPEGRFDDKKVNSLKSSEGLKPIKQLWHLNGNCAEGTIPVRRTKKDDVLRAGAIKNFGKKKKNNILRPNSTQHQDCLCRTKKHQVILMRISGRTCITLWGRVSSQHAIAFVEGDKYFGARAYINVWQPKVEKPAEFSVSQISVTAGDVNSIQAGWMVSHKLYGDNNTRLFNFWTRDAFKSTGCYNLLCSGFVQISHRIALGACIAPISSYNGAQYDIGILLWRDPNGGNWWMKYGNDNEVVGYWPASLFTNLADGADMIQWGGQVVDIVSDGQHTTTQMGSGHFPAEGFSKAAYFKNIQVVTNGSNQLMDPHDVDALTDQNGCYDIEFGKSTHGGFFFYYGGPGRNPNCP from the exons ATGGGATTTTGTTATGGGAAATTACAAA TGCCATGCAATTCTGCTGCCAGTAtttctctcaagaagaagcttCAAGTTCAGAGTCTATTGAAGCGTTTGAATAAAACACCACAAAAGTCCATCAAG AGCCCAGATGGAGATATTATTGACTGTATTCCTATTTCTCATCAACCTGCTTTTGATCACCCACTCCTTCAGAATCACAAAATtcag TTGGCACCAAGTTACTATCCAGAAGGACGATTTGATGACAAAAAAGTGAACAGCTTAAAGTCCAGTGAAGGGTTAAAACCAATTAAACAATTGTGGCATTTAAATGGAAATTGTGCTGAAGGAACAATCCCAGTAAGAAGAACAAAGAAAGATGATGTTCTTAGAGCTGGCGCCATCAAGAATTTTggtaaaaagaaaaagaataacattctTCGCCCAAATTCAACTCAGCATCAAGATTGCCTCTGCAGGACCAAGAAGCATCAGGTAATACTTATGCGGATAAGTGGGCGCACCTGCAT TACTCTTTGGGGCCGTGTTTCATCTCAGCATGCAATTGCTTTTGTTGAGGGGGACAAGTATTTTGGAGCACGGGCATATATAAATGTTTGGCAACCAAAAGTTGAGAAACCAGCTGAATTTAGCGTCTCTCAGATATCAGTGACAGCAGGAGATGTTAACAGCATTCAAGCTGGTTGGATG GTCAGTCACAAATTGTATGGGGACAATAACACCAGACTCTTCAATTTCTGGACT AGGGACGCTTTTAAATCCACGGGATGCTACAATCTGCTCTGCTCAGGTTTTGTTCAAATCAGCCATCGGATAGCTTTGGGGGCTTGCATAGCCCCAATTTCGAGCTATAATGGTGCTCAATATGATATCGGTATACTACTTTGGAGG GATCCTAATGGGGGTAATTGGTGGATGAAATATGGGAATGATAATGAGGTCGTAGGTTACTGGCCAGCTTCTTTATTTACAAACTTAGCAGATGGAGCAGATATGATCCAGTGGGGAGGGCAAGTTGTAGACATTGTATCAGATGGACAACACACCACTACTCAAATGGGAAGTGGTCATTTTCCTGCAGAAGGATTTAGTAAAGCTGCATATTTTAAAAACATTCAAGTAGTTACTAATGGATCAAACCAACTAATGGATCCTCATGATGTCGATGCTCTTACCGACCAGAATGGCTGCTATGACATCGAATTTGGGAAGAGTACCCATGGGGGTTTCTTCTTTTACTATGGTGGACCGGGAAGGAACCCAAACTGTCCATGA
- the LOC141690786 gene encoding non-specific lipid-transfer protein 8-like: MKSLTLLLVLIFLLSPSSEAAITCSDVIGNLRPCISYLTSGSGKPPSPCCAGVSTLSTSATTTADKQTACNCIKNASKNLNVNTALAQALPSNCGVSLPFTVSPTVDCSKIT; the protein is encoded by the exons ATGAAATCTTTAACTCTTCTCCTTGTGCTTATTTTCTTGCTATCGCCATCTTCTGAAGCTGCAATTACATGCAGCGACGTGATTGGCAACCTCAGGCCTTGCATCAGTTACTTGACAAGTGGCAGTGGGAAGCCGCCTTCTCCATGCTGTGCTGGCGTCTCAACTCTCTCAACATCTGCAACTACTACTGCTGACAAACAGACTGCTTGTAACTGTATTAAAAATGCATCCAAAAACCTCAATGTCAATACTGCACTAGCACAAGCGCTTCCAAGCAATTGTGGAGTTTCATTGCCATTTACTGTCTCTCCTACCGTCGACTGTTCCAA GATAACCTGA
- the LOC141693132 gene encoding beta-hexosaminidase 2-like gives MASYINYLSCSLLIFQILCQFMHLASCTDHDYPVNVWPKPRKFSWPSPQAIPLSPIFAITSPYHQYLTPAVKRYLNQVLTEHHRPLVTPAINLTSALPLLTLSISVNDLVAPLHHGVNESYVLSIPASGPVAYLSAETAWGAMRGLESFSQLVWGYPSRVASDVYIWDEPLYQHRGLMLDTSRNYFGVDDLLRTIGAMSMNKLNVFHWHITDSHSFPLVLPSLPSLSEKGAYGPEMVYTPEDIKMVVQFGMEYGVRVVPEVDMPAHTATLADVYPEIVTCANMFWLPAGADWPDRLAAEPGTGHLNPLIPKTYEVVESLIQDVISMFPEPFYHGGADEVVPNCWKQDATIQEFLANNGTLSQILEIFINKTYPYIASENRTVVYWEDVLLDAEIHVDASFLPKENTILQIWTSPGNVKRVVAAGYRAIVSTADLYYLDCGHGDFVGNNSLYDKPPGTIKANESGSWCGPFKTWQTIYNYDITYGLTAEEAKLVIGGEVALWTEQADPTVLDPRIWPRSSAMAESLWSGNTDDNGMKRYGFATDRLNEWRFRMVNRGIGAEPIQPLWCVRHPGMCNALQG, from the exons ATGGCTAGTTACATCAACTATCTCTCTTGTTCCCTTCTCATTTTTCAGATATTATGTCAGTTTATGCACTTGGCTTCATGTACTGATCATGACTATCCCGTTAACGTGTGGCCTAAGCCAAGAAAATTTTCTTGGCCTAGTCCTCAAGCAATACCTCTTTCTCCAATCTTTGCCATCACTTCTCCGTATCATCAGTACCTAACTCCGGCAGTTAAACGTTATCTTAACCAAGTCCTGACAGAGCATCATCGTCCTCTTGTCACTCCTGCCATCAATTTAACCTCAGCATTACCTCTGCTAACCTTAAGCATATCCGTAAATGACCTCGTTGCACCGTTACATCATGGTGTCAATGAGTCTTACGTTCTGAGCATTCCTGCATCTGGCCCTGTGGCCTACTTGTCTGCGGAGACTGCATGGGGTGCTATGAGAGGATTGGAGAGCTTCTCACAACTCGTGTGGGGATATCCGTCCAGAGTAGCATCGGATGTTTACATCTGGGATGAACCATTGTATCAACATAGGGGACTAATGTTGGATACATCAAGAAACTATTTTGGAGTTGATGATTTGTTGAGAACAATTGGTGCTATGAGTATGAATAAGTTAAATGTGTTTCATTGGCATATTACTGATTCACACTCTTTTCCATTGGTATTGCCTTCGTTGCCAAGTCTTTCGGAGAAGGGAGCTTATGGACCTGAAATGGTGTACACACCAGAGGATATTAAGATGGTGGTGCAGTTTGGAATGGAATATGGAGTTAGGGTCGTGCCAGAAGTCGACATGCCAG CACATACAGCAACACTGGCCGACGTATACCCAGAGATCGTAACATGTGCAAACATGTTCTGGTTACCTGCAGGAGCCGACTGGCCTGATCGCTTGGCAGCAGAGCCAGGAACCGGTCATCTCAACCCCTTAATTCCCAAAACATATGAAGTTGTCGAAAGTCTTATTCAGGATGTTATATCAATGTTTCCAGAACCATTTTATCATGGAGGGGCTGATGAAGTGGTCCCAAATTGTTGGAAACAGGATGCGACAATTCAAGAGTTTTTAGCTAACAATGGTACACTTAGTCAAATACTCGAGATTTTCATCAACAAAACTTACCCTTACATTGCATCCGAGAATCGTACAGTAGTCTACTGGGAAGATGTTTTACTGGACGCGGAAATTCATGTGGATGCCTCATTTCTCCCTAAAGAAAATACCATTTTACAGATATGGACTAGTCCGGGTAACGTTAAACGGGTTGTAGCAGCTGGATACAGAGCAATTGTGTCGACAGCTGATTTATATTATTTGGATTGTGGACATGGTGATTTTGTTGGAAACAACAGTCTATATGACAAACCACCAGGTACTATCAAAGCCAATGAGTCCGGGTCGTGGTGTGGACCATTTAAAACATGGCAAACTATATATAATTACGATATAACTTATGGATTAACCGCGGAAGAAGCTAAGCTTGTTATAGGAGGAGAAGTGGCATTGTGGACAGAGCAAGCAGATCCAACAGTTTTGGATCCTCGGATTTGGCCAAGATCCTCAGCAATGGCCGAGTCCTTGTGGTCAGGAAATACGGATGATAATGGGATGAAGCGGTATGGATTCGCCACGGATAGGTTGAATGAATGGAGGTTCAGGATGGTGAACAGGGGTATTGGTGCTGAACCAATTCAGCCACTTTGGTGTGTTAGGCATCCAGGCATGTGTAATGCTCTTCAAGGTTGA